Proteins co-encoded in one Rhopalosiphum maidis isolate BTI-1 chromosome 2, ASM367621v3, whole genome shotgun sequence genomic window:
- the LOC113550907 gene encoding phosphatidylinositol N-acetylglucosaminyltransferase subunit P — MITSETPRQNTPSPTESRANYGFALYLASKTAFVVYLAWAFIPSHWLEFIGLTYLPQKYWAITIPVWVCFVIVVITLLYPAINMLLVPPMNDPRILTDSYARETINEVRPGGIPTVSDLDLSEVFLMNAKPYNSLIVLINI; from the exons ATGATCACTTCTGAAACTCCTCGTCAAAATACTCCATCGCCAACTGAAAGTCGAGCCAATTATGGGTTCGCCTTATACTTAGCTTCTAAGACCGcatttgttgtttatttagcATGGGCATTTATTCCAAGTCATTGGTTGGAATTTATTGGGCTAACATACCTACCACAAAAATACTGGGCAATAACCATACCTGTATGGGTATGTTTTGTTATTGTGGTCATTACTCTTTTATACCCAGCTATTAATATGCTGCTTGTTCCACCTATGAATGATCCCCGTATATTAACAGATTCATATGCTCGAGAAACAATTAATGAAGTCCGCCCTGGAGGTATACCAACAGTTTCTGACCTTGATCTTTCAGAAGttt ttttaatgaaTGCTAAGCCATACAATTCTTTGATTGttctaataaacatttaa
- the LOC113554240 gene encoding acyl-CoA dehydrogenase family member 9, mitochondrial-like, with product MSLYRFNISSLCRNYSQAAAAVSNKSHPYRDAVDQKLPSFAKSLYVGNFVKAVFARNTKQINLPKLDKLFSVCVPKEFGGLELSSALISEAYKQINFADFREYIAHGNVVKCINTAGTDEQKRQFLPQLASGESIASFCIYESKHGYDIQNNETKASQKNGKWVINGLKQWVVNGERADMFLVLAKTMDECNRPESEHNFFTAFLVKKSQNSGIKITAEGNYFNVTFNNVEADCILGSENEGLNYYTILFNGDLLESSSATLGEVKSIVQKASKHFHTHDRSSLIKLGKLNSHLYTMECVLEFTSLILDTYNPKSDYELILTRLFVNETTRSCLKLLNDLGLSKKSFKYIENSLLFEGRSNLLPVVGSLLGIQYAGQFMAEDVKQLRNPLMFPKYTLSHIMKIQRSLKDKPKLNHYIEKYLHPSLKKQAVDLEYCLSRFQFGVQNMFVNLGPDTCYYQMILERTNSIAMDLFALAAVLHRVSQKLSNSNTQPYPTELIFANVFCNSIREQCSQRVNEILNAPHNVVDPHYKIIGQNCFIEKNYFFEHPLKRNIF from the coding sequence atgtcattatatagatttaatattagttctCTGTGTCGCAATTACTCCCAAGCTGCCGCTGCTGTTTCTAACAAGTCCCATCCTTATAGAGATGCTGTCGATCAAAAACTTCCCTCTTTTGCGAAAAGTTTATATGTAGGAAATTTTGTAAAAGCAGTGTTTGCAAGAAATACTAAACAAATCAACTTACCGAAATTGGATAAACTCTTCAGTGTCTGTGTGCCCAAAGAATTTGGAGGTTTAGAACTGTCTTCGGCTTTAATTTCGGAAGCTTATAAGCAAATTAATTTCGCTGACTTTAGAGAATATATTGCTCACGGTAATGTTGTGAAGTGCATTAATACGGCCGGAACAGATGAACAAAAGAGACAATTTTTACCTCAACTGGCTTCTGGTGAAAGTATTGcatcattttgtatttatgaaaGCAAACATGGATATGATATTCAAAACAATGAAACTAAAGCCTCccaaaaaaatggaaaatgggTAATAAATGGCTTAAAACAATGGGTAGTGAATGGTGAACGTGCCGATATGTTTTTAGTACTTGCTAAAACCATGGATGAATGCAATCGTCCAGAGAgtgaacacaatttttttactgcTTTTTTGGTTAAAAAGTCACAAAATAGTGGCATTAAAATTACTGCTGAAGGAAATTACTTCAATGTGACATTCAATAATGTTGAAGCTGATTGTATATTAGGATCTGAAAATGAAGGCcttaactattatacaatattattcaatggtGATTTATTGGAATCTTCTTCTGCTACATTAGGTGAGGTAAAAAGTATTGTTCAAAAGGCTTCTAAACATTTCCATACCCATGATCGATCCAGTTTGATCAAACTAGGAAAGCTTAATAGCCATTTGTACACTATGGAGTGTGTTCTAGAATTTActagtttaatattagatacttATAACCCTAAAAGTGACTATGAGCTGATTCTCACTCGTTTGTTTGTAAACGAAACAACACGTAGTtgcttaaaattgttaaatgacTTGGGTCTATCTAAGaagtcatttaaatatattgaaaactcGTTATTATTTGAAGGTAGATCAAATTTATTACCAGTTGTTGGTTCACTTCTTGGCATTCAGTATGCTGGACAATTTATGGCAGAAGATGTGAAACAATTAAGAAATCCACTTATGTTCCCTAAGTATACATTAAgtcatattatgaaaattcaacGTTCATTGAAAGATAAACCAAAATTGAATCATTACATTGAGAAGTACTTGCATCCATCACTGAAGAAACAGGCAGTGGACCTAGAGTATTGCTTAAGTAGATTTCAATTTGGTGTTCAGAATATGTTTGTCAATCTTGGCCCAGATACTTGCTATTACCAAATGATACTTGAAAGGACTAACAGTATTGCTATGGATTTGTTTGCTTTAGCAGCTGTGTTACATAGAGTATCTCAAAAGCTTTCTAATTCAAATACACAGCCATATCCtacagaattaatttttgccaATGTATTTTGCAACAGTATCCGTGAACAGTGCAGTCAAAGAGTTAACGAAATACTAAATGCTCCACACAACGTGGTGGAtccacattataaaattattggccaaaattgttttattgagaaaaattatttctttgaaCATcctttaaaaagaaatattttttaa
- the LOC113555265 gene encoding glutamyl aminopeptidase-like, with translation MTPVTKWMFLLILAAISLVTVINVMINHTTELDWIPKDEKFSESTSAGLLMALYNDSSIMATKPWESTHRLSPYVRPQQYFINLFPNLEQGSFVGSVDISIVLDTAQSYIKLHSKGLNIKETKLNSSSVTSFLYPEHEFLVIVPNEELNAGEYKLQLSFEGSLLNKIVGFYRSVYTDSKSHKQHYIATSKFEPTYARLAFPCFDEPQLKSKFKISLTRPSGNNYIALSNMNQESEEVNVPTNGFTTVHFANTVPMSTYLACFIVCDFQSLEPVKADQGFPLTVYARNGQSENMKYAQHVGLQAINFYVNYFGIQYPLPKLDLIAIPDFVSGAMENWGLITFREIRVLYKEGVYSTNDQEQAALIVAHELAHMWFGNLATMKWWNDLWLNEGFATYMKFKGVKYVHPDWDVDTLFLINSFQLAQYHDGGDSSHSIVRDVSHTVQISRMFDVISYNKGSSIIRMLEGMLGEEVFRIGITAYLKRFAFNNAETDDLWAELQTATQNTVEVKKVMDTWTRQAGFPVVSAMRNGTKLTLKQQRFLSNPNVNSSTNSSLYNYKWEIPITYTTSKNNTVHKFWLSKDVDSITIDIPDAEWIKLNHRQVGYYIINYSENDWYLLNKLLEKNVEAINAADRSNLIHDAFSLANANYLPYGIALNMTKYLSSEHHFVPWDVAATNLNTLRNNLYQRPAQKNLERYVRHLLRTIKDDFWDDSIDRTFLQRKLRGVIVELGCLYGLPSYKIKVYELFKQFLDDEVKPNPDIRHTIYYHGMAQGNASEWDRLWELFLNEQEPQEKNKLMEALTASKETEILTRLLQRAKNESYVSSNDYFTIISHISRNPVGTQLVWDFLRDEWQYLVNRFSLDRMGSLISSFCYRCNTYERLEEIKVFLDNHPAEAGALNSNRQIALDNISNNIKWLEKNEASINNWLITSI, from the exons ATGACGCCAGTAACAAAATGGATGTTTCTACTTATTTTAGCAGCTATCTCGCTCGTAACAGTCATAAACGTTATGATCAATCATACAACGGAATTAGATTGGATTCCAAAAGATGAAAAGTTCTCAGAAAGCACATCAGCTGGTCTTTTAATGGCCCTCTATAATGATTCg agTATAATGGCAACTAAACCATGGGAATCTACACATCGTTTATCCCCATATGTTCGCCCTCAGCagtactttattaatttgttcccAAATCTTGAACAAGGTTCATTTGTTGGTTCTGTTGATATTTCAATAGTATTGGACACTGCTCAAAGTTACATTAAACTACATTCAAAAGGATTGAATATCAAAGAAACAAAACTAAATTCGAGTTCTGTAACATCGTTTTTATATCCAGAACATGAATTCTTAGTTATAGTACCCAATGAAGAACTAAATGCTGgggaatacaaattacaactaTCTTTTGAAGGtagtttattaaacaaaatagttgGATTTTATCGAAGTGTTTATACAGATTCAAAAAGCCACAAACAACATTATATTGCTACTTCAAAGTTTGAACCGACTTATGCACGTTTAGCATTTCCATGCTTTGATGAGCCTCAgttgaaatcaaaatttaaaataagtttaactcGACCATCTGGTAATAACTACATAGCATTATCCAATATGAACCAAGAG tcTGAAGAGGTCAATGTGCCTACAAATGGGTTCACTACTGTTCATTTTGCAAACACTGTCCCAATGTCTACATATTTGGCTTGTTTCATTGTATGCGATTTTCAATCACTTGAACCTGTTAAAGCAGATCAAGGATTTCCATTAACAGTGTATGCCAGGAATGGTCAGtctgaaaatatgaaatatgctCAACATGTAGGTCTCCaggcaattaatttttacgtcaattattttggaattcaataCCCACTACCAAAACTTG attTAATAGCTATCCCAGATTTTGTTTCTGGTGCTATGGAGAACTGGGGTCTTATAACTTTTCGTGAAATAAGAGTTTTATATAAAGAAGGAGTATATTCTACTAATGATCAAGAGCAAGCAGCTTTAATTGTTGCTCATGAATTGGCTCATATGTGGTTTGGAAATCTTg caacTATGAAGTGGTGGAATGATTTATGGCTAAATGAAGGATTTGCAACTTACATGAAATTTAAAGGGGTGAAATATGTACACCCTGATTGGGATGTA gacACATTGTTTCTAATCAATAGTTTTCAACTTGCACAATACCACGATGGTGGAGACAGTTCTCATTCTATAGTGCGAGATGTATCTCACACAGTTCAAATAAGCAGAATGTTTGATgtcatatcatataataaa GGCTCTTCTATAATACGAATGTTAGAAGGAATGTTGGGTGAAGAAGTATTCAGGATTGGTATAACTGcttatttaaaacgttttgcATTTAACAATGCTGAAACTGATGATTTATGGGCAGAATTACAAACAGCGACTCAAAATACAGTTGAAGTTAAAAAG gtTATGGATACATGGACACGACAAGCAGGGTTTCCAGTAGTATCTGCAATGAGAAATGGCACTAAACTTACCTTAAAACAACAAAGATTTTTATCCAACCCAAATGTTAATTCTTCTACCAACTCATctctatataattacaaatgggAAATACCTATCACTTATACCACTTCTAAAAATAACACTGTGCATAAGTTTTGGTTATCCAAAGATGTAGATTCGA ttACAATAGACATACCCGATGCTGAATGGATAAAACTGAATCATAGACAAGTtggatattacattataaattattcggaAAATGATTGGTATTTACTTAACaagttattagaaaaaaatgttgaa GCAATAAATGCTGCTGACCGTTCAAATCTTATTCACGATGCCTTTAGTTTAGCTAATGCTAATTACTTACCATATGGCATAGCATTAAACATGACAAAATATCTATCTTCGGAACATCATTTTGTTCCTTGGGATGTAGCTGCTACaaacttaaatacattaaggaataatttatatcaacgGCCGGCACAAAAAAACCTTGAA agaTATGTACGACATTTATTGAGAACTATAAAAGACGATTTTTGGGATGATTCAATTGATAGAACCTTTTTACAACGTAAACTTCGAGGAGTTATTGTCGAATTAGGATGTTTATATGGTTTaccaagttataaaataaaagtatatgaattattcaaacaatttttggatGACGAAGTCAAGCCTAATCCAGATATTAGacacacaatttattatcatg GAATGGCTCAGGGCAATGCTAGCGAATGGGATAGACTGTGGGAATTATTCTTAAATGAACAAGAAcctcaagaaaaaaataagcttATGGAAGCATTGACTGCTTCAAAAGAAACAGAAATATTAActag ACTATTGCAACGTGCAAAAAATGAGAGTTACGTTAGTTccaatgattattttacaatcataTCACATATAAGTCGTAATCCTGTTGGAACTCAACTGGTGTGGGACTTTTtgag gGATGAATGGCAGTATTTGGTTAATCGCTTTTCTCTTGATCGGATGGGAAGTCTCATCTCTTCATTTTGTTATCGTTGCAATACATATGAACGCCTTGAAGAA attaaagtATTTCTTGATAATCATCCTGCTGAAGCTGGAGCTTTAAATTCCAACCGGCAAATTGCACttgataatatatctaataacattaaatggtTAGAAAAAAACGAAGCttctattaataattggtTGATTACttccatttaa
- the LOC113555264 gene encoding glutamyl aminopeptidase-like, producing the protein MTTKIKWAFVLILVAVSLLTFITIIMINQTIRLKRIPEDEKLTETISADKLLATYHSSIMAAKPWESTHRLSPYVRPQQYFINLFPNLEQGSFVGSVDISIVLDTAQSYIKLHSKGLNIKETKLNSSSVTSFLYPEHEFLVIVPNEELNAGEYKLQLSFEGSLLNKIVGFYRSVYTDSKSHKQHYIATSKFEPTYARLAFPCFDEPQLKSKFKISLTRPSGNNYIALSNMNQESEEVNVPTNGFTTVHFANTVPMSTYLACFIVCDFQSLEPVKADQGFPLTVYARNGQSENMKYAQHVGLQAINFYVNYFGIQYPLPKLDLIPIPDFPIGAMEHWGLVTFRETCVLFNEHISSSADQEEVAFTVVHELAHMWFGNLATMKWWNDLWLNEGFATYMEFKALKGIHLDWDIDTLFLIHSLQPVQYRDNKLSSHAIIQDVSHPDQITEIFDFISYDKGSSVIRMLEGMLGEEVFRIGITAYLKRFAFNNTETDDLWAELQTATQNTVEVKKVMDTWTRQAGFPVVSAMRNGAKLTLKQQRFLSNPNFDSSTNSSLYNYKWEIPITYFTSNNNTVHKFWLSKDMDSITIDIPDTKWVKLNHRQVGYYIINYSENDWYLFNKLLGKNVDAISAADRSNLIHDAFNLANANYLPYGIALNMTKYLSLEHHYVPWDVAATNFNTLRKNLYQRPAHKNLERYVRHLLRTIKDDFWDDSIDRTFLQRKIRGVIVELGCLYGLPSYKIKVYELFKQFLDDEVKPNPDIRHTIYYHGMAQGNASEWDRLWELFLNEQEPQEKNKLMEALTASKETEILTRLLQYAKNESYVRSQDYIYVILQISRNPVGTQLVWNFLRDEWQYLVNRFSLNDRILGRLIPIVCSRFNTYERLAEMKLFFDKYPDAGAGNAGRKIALEVVSNNIKWLEKNEVTISNWLMTFN; encoded by the exons ATGACGACGAAAATAAAATGGGCTTTTGTACTTATTTTGGTGGCCGTTTcactattaacatttataacaattattatgatcaaCCAAACGATAAGATTGAAAAGGATTCCAGAAGATGAAAAGCTTACGGAAACAATATCAGCCGATAAGTTACTGGCCACCTATCATTCG agTATAATGGCAGCTAAACCATGGGAATCTACACATCGTTTATCCCCATATGTTCGCCCTCAGCagtactttattaatttgttcccAAATCTTGAACAAGGTTCATTTGTTGGTTCTGTTGATATTTCAATAGTATTGGACACTGCTCAAAGTTACATTAAACTACATTCAAAAGGATTGAATATCAAAGAAACAAAACTAAATTCGAGTTCTGTAACATCGTTTTTATATCCAGAACATGAATTCTTAGTTATAGTACCCAATGAAGAACTAAATGCTGgggaatacaaattacaactaTCTTTTGAAGGtagtttattaaacaaaatagttgGATTTTATCGAAGTGTTTATACAGATTCAAAAAGCCACAAACAACATTATATTGCTACTTCAAAGTTTGAACCGACTTATGCACGTTTAGCATTTCCATGCTTTGATGAGCCTCAgttgaaatcaaaatttaaaataagtttaactcGACCATCTGGTAATAACTACATAGCATTATCCAATATGAACCAAGAG tcTGAAGAGGTCAATGTGCCTACAAATGGGTTCACTACTGTTCATTTTGCAAACACTGTCCCAATGTCTACATATTTGGCTTGTTTCATTGTATGCGATTTTCAATCACTTGAACCTGTTAAAGCAGATCAAGGATTTCCATTAACAGTGTATGCCAGGAATGGTCAGtctgaaaatatgaaatatgctCAACATGTAGGTCTCCaggcaattaatttttacgtcaattattttggaattcaataCCCTCTACCAAaattag ATTTAATACCAATTCCAGACTTTCCTATTGGAGCAATGGAGCATTGGGGTCTTGTAACATTTCGTGAAACGTGTGTTTTGTTTAATGAACACATTAGTTCTAGTGCTGATCAAGAAGAGGTTGCTTTTACTGTTGTTCATGAATTGGCTCACATGTGGTTTGGAAATcttg CAACTATGAAATGGTGGAATGATTTATGGCTTAACGAAGGATTCGCAACTTACATGGAATTTAAAGCATTGAAAGGTATTCACCTTGACTGggatatt gacACATTGTTTCTAATCCATAGTCTTCAACCAGTACAGTATCGAGATAATAAACTCAGTTCTCATGCTATAATACAAGATGTATCTCATCCAGATCAAATAAccgaaatttttgattttatatcatatgatAAA GGCTCTTCTGTAATACGAATGTTAGAAGGAATGTTGGGTGAAGAAGTATTCAGGATTGGTATAACTGcttatttaaaacgttttgcATTTAACAATACTGAAACTGATGATTTATGGGCAGAATTACAAACAGCGACTCAAAATACAGTTGAAGTTAAAAAG GTTATGGATACATGGACACGACAAGCAGGGTTTCCAGTAGTATCTGCAATGAGAAATGGCGCTAAACTTACCTTAAAACAACAAAGATTTTTATCCAACCCAAATTTTGATTCTTCTACCAACTCATctctatataattacaaatgggAAATACCTATCACTTACTTTACTTCCAACAATAACACTGTGCATAAATTTTGGTTATCCAAAGATATGGATTCGA ttACAATAGACATACCCGACACTAAATGGGTAAAATTGAATCATAGACAAGTtggatattacattataaattattcggaAAATgattggtatttatttaacaagttATTAGGAAAAAATGTTGAC GCAATAAGTGCTGCTGACCGTTCAAATCTTATTCACGATGCATTTAATTTAGCAAATGCTAATTACTTACCATATGGGATAGCGTTAAACATGACAAAATATCTATCCTTGGAACATCATTATGTTCCTTGGGATGTAGCtgctacaaattttaatacattaaggAAAAATTTATATCAACGCCCAGCACACAAAAATCTTGAA agaTATGTACGACATTTATTGAGAACTATAAAAGACGATTTTTGGGATGATTCAATTGATAGAACCTTTTTACAACGTAAAATTCGAGGAGTTATTGTCGAATTAGGATGTTTATATGGTTTaccaagttataaaataaaagtatatgaattattcaaacaatttttggatGACGAAGTCAAGCCTAATCCAGATATTAGacacacaatttattatcatg GAATGGCTCAGGGCAATGCTAGCGAATGGGATAGACTGTGGGAATTATTCTTAAATGAACAAGAAcctcaagaaaaaaataagcttATGGAAGCATTGACTGCTTCAAAAGAAACAGAAATATTAACTAG acTATTGCAATATGCAAAAAATGAAAGCTATGTTCGTTCTCAAGATTATATCTATGTCATATTACAGATAAGTCGTAATCCTGTTGGAACTCAACTGGTGTGGAACTTTTTgag GGATGAATGGCAGTACTTAGTTAATCGTTTTTCTCTTAATGATCGGATACTGGGTAGACTTATTCCTATAGTGTGTTCTCGTTTCAATACATATGAACGCCTTGCAGAA atgaaattattttttgataaatatcccGATGCTGGAGCTGGTAATGCCGGCCGAAAAATTGCACTAGAAGTTGTatctaataacattaaatggtTAGAAAAAAACGAAGTTACTATTAGTAATTGGTTAATgacttttaactaa